One Phaseolus vulgaris cultivar G19833 chromosome 11, P. vulgaris v2.0, whole genome shotgun sequence genomic window carries:
- the LOC137828069 gene encoding subtilisin-like protease SBT3.9, giving the protein METNSRNWRWERMAQLLAASALLLLQNSVAISADTSSVHIVYMGDKIHQNPQLTKKYHNKMLSSLLGSKEAAKSSILYSYKHGFSGFAARLTKHQAEAIAKFPGVVSVIPNGIHKLHTTRSWDFIGIHHSTSKSALSNSNLGEGAIIGVIDTGIWPESASFNDEGMGQIPSRWKGVCQVGEHFNSTNCNKKIIGARWFLKGITDQTKKLLHGNNTNEYLSARDAIGHGTHTASTAAGNFVGNANYRGLASGLARGGAPLAHLAIYKACWNFPIGDCTDADILKAFDKAIYDGVDVLTVSLGFSIPLFSYVDQRDVIAIGSFHATAKGITVVCSAGNSGPLSQTITNTAPWIITVGATTIDRAFPAAITLGNNLTVWGQSIDTGKHNLESVGLTYSERIALDSSENLAKACQSGSLNATMAAGKIVLCFSVSDQQDIVSASLAVKEAGGVGLVYAQYHEDGLNQCGLFPCIKVDYETGTQILTYIRRSRFPTASLSFPTTVIGKWASPRVASFSSRGPSSMSPTVLKPDIGAPGVDILAAFPSKGTTKNSGFAFLSGTSMSCPHVAGIAALMKSKNPTWSPAAIRSALVTTAYQTGTDGNVISEEGSTHKAADPFDIGGGHMDPNKAMDPGLIYDTTTEDYVQFLCSMGHSSASIGKVSNTTTSCKKEKHQELNLNLPSISVPNLKNTATVMRRVTNVGNITAVYKALVKVPFGIKVRVEPQTLSFNSDTRVLSFNVSFLCTQKFHGDYRFGSLTWTDGKHFVRSPIVVRSMQFES; this is encoded by the exons ATGGAAACCAATTCAAGAAACTGGAGATGGGAAAGAATGGCCCAATTGCTTGCAGCTTCTGCTCTTCTTTTACTGCAAAACTCTGTGGCAATTTCTGCAGATACAAGCTCT GTGCACATTGTATACATGGGAGATAAGATACATCAAAATCCACAACTTACTAAAAAGTATCACAACAAAATGTTATCCTCACTTCTAGGAAG CAAAGAAGCTGCAAAGAGTTCAATTCTTTACAGCTACAAGCATGGTTTTTCAGGGTTTGCTGCAAGATTGACAAAACATCAAGCAGAAGCAATAGCAA AGTTTCCTGGGGTAGTTTCTGTCATTCCAAATGGCATTCACAAACTCCACACAACCAGAAGCTGGGACTTCATTGGGATCCATCATTCCACTTCTAAATCTGCTTTGTCTAACAGCAACTTGGGTGAAGGAGCCATCATAGGTGTAATTGATAcag GCATTTGGCCAGAGTCTGCAAGTTTCAATGATGAAGGAATGGGACAAATCCCATCAAGGTGGAAAGGAGTTTGTCAAGTGGGAGAGCACTTCAACTCCACCAATTGTAACAAGAAGATAATAGGTGCAAGATGGTTTCTGAAAGGAATAACTGATCAGACTAAGAAGCTTCTTCATGGAAACAACACCAATGAATATCTCTCAGCAAGAGATGCTATTGGCCATGGCACTCACACAGCTTCCACAGCAGCTGGAAACTTTGTTGGAAATGCAAACTACAGAGGACTTGCTTCTGGTTTAGCCAGAGGAGGAGCACCTTTGGCTCACTTAGCCATCTACAAGGCTTGCTGGAACTTTCCAATTGGAGATTGCACTGATGCTGATATCCTGAAAGCTTTTGACAAGGCTATTTATGATGGTGTTGATGTTTTAACTGTTTCTCTTGGCTTTTCCATTCCCTTGTTCTCATATGTTGATCAACGTGATGTAATAGCAATTGGTTCTTTTCATGCAACTGCTAAGGGAATCACAGTTGTTTGTTCTGCTGGAAATTCTGGTCCTCTCTCTCAAACCATTACAAATACTGCACCATGGATCATCACAGTTGGAGCTACCACCATAGATAGGGCCTTTCCAGCTGCCATCACTCTTGGAAATAACCTCACTGTGTGG GGACAGTCCATTGATACTGGAAAACATAATCTTGAATCTGTTGGGCTCACATATTCTGAACGTATTGCTCTGGACTCATCAGAGAATTTGGC CAAGGCTTGCCAATCTGGAAGTCTAAATGCAACTATGGCAGCAGGCAAAATTGTTCTATGCTTTTCTGTATCAGATCAACAGGACATTGTTTCTGCATCACTTGCAGTGAAAGAAGCTGGAGGAGTTGGACTAGTATATGCACAATATCATGAAGATGGCCTCAATCAATGTGGTTTGTTTCCATGTATCAAGGTAGATTATGAAACGGGGACACAGATATTAACCTATATTAGACGATCAAG GTTTCCAACAGCAAGCCTGAGTTTTCCCACGACTGTTATTGGAAAATGGGCATCACCACGAGTTGCTTCTTTCTCGTCTAGAGGACCCAGTAGCATGTCTCCCACAGTGCTAAAG CCTGATATAGGTGCTCCAGGTGTGGACATTTTGGCTGCATTTCCTTCGAAAGGAACTACAAAGAACAGTGGATTTGCATTCTTGTCTGGAACTTCAATGTCTTGTCCTCACGTGGCAGGAATAGCAGCTCTCATGAAATCCAAGAACCCAACTTGGTCACCTGCAGCCATAAGATCAGCTCTGGTAACAACAG CATATCAAACTGGAACAGATGGAAATGTTATATCAGAAGAGGGTTCTACACACAAAGCAGCAGACCCTTTTGACATTGGTGGTGGACACATGGATCCCAACAAAGCAATGGATCCAGGACTCATATATGACACAACCACAGAGGATTATGTCCAATTCCTCTGTTCCATGGGTCACAGTAGTGCATCCATTGGCAAAGTGAGCAACACCACCACAAGTTGTAAGAAAGAAAAGCACCAAGAATTGAACCTCAACCTTCCTTCCATATCAGTTCCAAACTTGAAGAACACTGCAACAGTAATGAGAAGAGTGACAAATGTTGGGAACATAACTGCTGTCTACAAAGCTCTAGTGAAGGTTCCATTTGGCATAAAAGTGAGAGTTGAACCTCAAACTTTGAGTTTCAACTCAGATACACGCGTGCTTAGCTTCAATGTCAGTTTTTTGTGCACTCAGAAGTTTCATGGAGATTACAGATTTGGTAGCTTGACATGGACAGATGGGAAGCATTTTGTGAGGAGCCCGATTGTTGTGAGGAGCATGCAGTTTGAATCTTGA